A genomic segment from Rosettibacter firmus encodes:
- a CDS encoding AMP-dependent synthetase/ligase has translation MPVLKDFKTIPELFNFITTEFGKGKERPVLKHKVDDKWVGITYDQLYDETVNFACGLASIGVKRDHKVAIISENRPEWVYSDMAILGLGAVDVPIYPISTSETIEYILNNSESIGVIVSNKFHLNKILKVRSNCKYLKFIIVMNNNDKTNDKDVYAFSEIQAKGREFRKENPNYFKEQSEICRETDLCTIIYTSGTTGEPKGVMLTHRNIVSNIKAAHEVFYIDENDIFLSFLPLCHIFERMAGYYTAFSCGGTIAYAESIEKIANNLLEIKPTIVTAVPRLFERMYSKIKRSVESQSERKQKIFNWAIETGKEYQLAKKSSQPIPISLLLKHKLADKLVLSKLRERTGGRIRFFISGGAALSRELGLFFEAAGILIIEGYGLTESSPVIAVNRLNDYKFGTVGKPLPGVEIKIAKDGEILASGPNIMLGYYKNKKETEETIKDGWLHTGDIGVFDAEGFLIITDRKKHLFKTSQGKYVAPTPIENMFLASKYIDQFVIIGDRRMFITALIVPDFEALKEYADANRIQYSSVEELVKMKQIYELLDKELDQFQKKLANFERIRKFAILDKPFSIETGELTPSLKVRRKVIEERYKDLIEEMYKGLEG, from the coding sequence ATGCCAGTACTGAAAGATTTTAAGACAATTCCAGAACTTTTTAATTTTATTACAACCGAATTTGGCAAAGGAAAAGAAAGACCTGTTCTTAAACATAAAGTAGATGATAAGTGGGTTGGTATAACATATGATCAGCTATACGATGAAACAGTTAATTTTGCATGTGGTCTTGCATCTATAGGTGTGAAAAGAGATCATAAGGTTGCTATTATTTCAGAAAATCGTCCTGAATGGGTTTACTCTGATATGGCAATTTTAGGATTGGGTGCTGTCGATGTTCCAATTTATCCAATATCTACTTCAGAAACTATCGAATACATACTAAATAATTCAGAATCAATAGGTGTAATTGTTTCAAATAAATTTCATCTGAATAAAATTCTTAAAGTCAGAAGTAATTGTAAATATCTAAAATTTATTATTGTAATGAATAATAATGATAAGACTAATGATAAGGATGTATATGCTTTTAGTGAAATCCAAGCTAAAGGAAGAGAATTTAGAAAAGAGAATCCAAATTATTTTAAAGAACAAAGTGAGATATGCAGAGAAACAGATTTATGCACAATTATTTATACTTCCGGTACTACTGGCGAACCGAAAGGTGTAATGCTTACTCATCGAAATATAGTATCTAATATAAAAGCTGCTCACGAAGTATTTTATATTGACGAAAATGATATATTCCTTTCATTCTTACCTTTGTGTCATATTTTCGAAAGAATGGCCGGATATTATACTGCTTTTTCTTGTGGGGGTACAATTGCATATGCAGAATCAATTGAAAAAATAGCAAATAATTTATTGGAAATAAAACCTACAATTGTAACAGCAGTGCCAAGATTATTTGAAAGAATGTATTCTAAAATAAAAAGAAGTGTTGAAAGCCAATCTGAAAGAAAACAAAAAATTTTTAACTGGGCTATTGAAACAGGTAAAGAATATCAATTAGCAAAAAAATCCAGTCAACCGATTCCTATTTCTCTTTTACTAAAACATAAATTAGCCGATAAATTAGTTCTATCGAAATTAAGAGAAAGAACTGGTGGAAGAATAAGATTTTTTATATCTGGCGGAGCTGCTTTATCTCGCGAACTGGGACTATTTTTTGAAGCTGCCGGTATACTCATTATAGAAGGTTATGGATTAACAGAATCATCTCCTGTTATTGCTGTTAATCGTCTCAATGATTATAAGTTTGGAACAGTTGGAAAACCTTTGCCTGGAGTAGAAATAAAAATTGCTAAAGATGGAGAAATTCTGGCATCGGGTCCTAACATTATGTTAGGCTATTATAAAAATAAAAAAGAAACCGAAGAAACAATTAAAGATGGATGGCTTCATACTGGTGATATTGGTGTATTTGATGCAGAAGGATTTTTAATTATAACAGATCGGAAGAAACATTTATTTAAAACTTCTCAAGGTAAATATGTTGCTCCTACACCAATTGAAAATATGTTCCTTGCAAGTAAGTATATTGATCAATTTGTTATCATTGGTGATAGACGTATGTTTATAACTGCTCTTATTGTGCCAGACTTCGAAGCATTAAAAGAATATGCCGATGCAAATAGAATTCAATATAGTAGTGTTGAAGAACTGGTGAAAATGAAACAAATCTATGAATTACTTGATAAAGAACTTGATCAATTTCAGAAAAAACTCGCCAACTTTGAAAGAATTAGAAAATTTGCAATACTTGATAAACCATTTAGTATTGAAACTGGTGAACTTACACCATCACTAAAAGTTAGAAGAAAAGTAATTGAAGAAAGATATAAAGATTTGATTGAAGAAATGTATAAAGGTTTGGAAGGATAA